The stretch of DNA GATTTTGAACGTATTATTTCTATTAGACAAACGGTTAGCACAATCACGAGCTTGATAACGCCAATACTAGGGGCCTTATTATTGCTGTGATGCCATTGCAACTGATTGGGACAATCAATATATTTACAGAAGTGATTTCAATATTCTTATTACAGTCATTACCAATTTTGAATCATAAGCAAAGCAAAAATAAGTTTTCTACTCTATTTAATGAAGGGTTACAGTATCTGCTTAAGAAGAAAAATTTATTTATTGTGTTATGTACTGCTATTTTCGTTAACTTCTTATCAAATTCAATTATAGTAGGTGTGCCAATTATTGCGGTTCAACAATTGAAGTTAACTTCAACACAGTTTGGTATGATTGAAGCAGCCTATACCATTTCAATTTTTTTAGTGTCGTTCATTTTATCTATTTATCCGCTGAAAAAAGATTTGAAAAAATATTTTAAAATGTCAATACTGCTTCAATTTTTTGCAATCTTTGCATTAGGGGGATTTTTACTATTTCCACATTCACACATGATTTCCTTTTTATTTTTAGCGGGTGTGTATTTCATGATTGGTAGTGCGATGCCATTATCTAATACTTCATATTTTATTTATCTTCAAAATGTGATAGAGGATGAATTTAAAGGACGTGTTTTTTCGCTAAACCAATCTATAGCGCAATCTATTATTCCAATTTCGCTCGCTTTTTTTGGTGTCATTCTAAATCATAATGCGGGAATGGTATTTTTAATCGTTTCGAGTTTGATTTTATTGGTGTTACTCATTTTTAGTTTTTTAGTTCGAAATTATGAGTTTGAATAACCGACTTCATCAACAGGTGGGATATTCAATGCAAATACTTTTAACTTGGTTGTGCATAAAAGCGATTTGGATATAGAAACATCGTTGATACGCTTCTATATCCTCAACTTAATTCGTAAACAGTATACTTCGGTGATCATGTCCTACGTCGTCTGGTCATCGTCGTTTTTATTTGTCACTGTATGATTGTTTAATTTAGTGAATCACATGAATGATGGAGGATAACCTAGCTTTGTTTTGATTGAACGAGTTTCAATGCTTTTTCTCGATTCGCAAAATGACGCTTGGTCACAGCATCTAACTGCGCGATGCCATAACGTTCAATCAATTGGGCTGCGGTTAAGTCAACTTTTCGACCTGCCCCCTTGACGAGTGTCATTTGCAATTGTTCTGATAGCCGATCCATATGTTTAACAAATGCGTAACGAGAAATGATACTGGCTGCGGCAATCGATAGTGATTTGGATTCTCCCTTTGTTTCATAACGCGTTTTTTCAGGTGCAGGGATATCACCGATTGCGTAGTGTTGGTACACGCCAGGTTGTGCGAACTGATCTATTACGATGTAGTCTACGTCATGGAGTGATACTTTTTTCAAAACATTTTTAATGCATTCATTATGAAGGACCGCTTTCATTTTGACTTGTGACCAGCCTAAACTTTGGCGTTCATTATATTTGATGTTGTCTAATACGAGTAGGGAGTGGGGAAGGAAAGTGACCAATTGTTCCGCTAAATCGATAATTTTTGAGTCTTTTAGGCGCTTTGAATCGTCCACACCAAGCGTTTTTAATATAGGAATATGATCCGCAGAGACGTAACAAGCGCACACCGTTAAAGGTCCAAAGTAGTCCCCACTTCCCGCTTCATCACTGCCGATACAGTTGAATTGATTATATTGAATATGTTCGGAAGCGTGCGCAATTTCCTTTTTACCTTTATTTGATTGCGTCGGATTGCTTTTTTTATACACTGCATCACCTAACAATTGTTGACAAATGGATTCTGCATTTTGACCTTGAAACATCACCTTATTCGAACGATAAATGCTGATTGTCACGCCTTGATATTTTGTGCGTGCGCGCATGCCGGCTGGCAGATGCTCAGTCACGGGTTGAAGTTGTGCAATAAGCTGTTCTATTTCAGCAGTGTTCAACTGTTTTACAATTTGAGACATAACCGATCCTCTTTTCTATTTATTCTTTCAAATCGTAACATAGATTCAATAAGTCTGAAACAATGAATGATACACAAATCATACGATCTCGTGTATAATGAACCATGATGAATAAAAAAGATATTAAGGCTAGGTGAGTGGAAATGGGTGAGTTTAAAAACCGAATCAATGTAACGATTAATGATCAGAACTATACGATTTTAGGCGAAGACGATCCGGAACGCATTCGTTATGTCGCTGACTTAGTAGATGATAAAATTCGAGAGTTGGGACGTAGAAACGCAGGACTCGATTCCGTGCGTAAATCTGTACTGACTGCGGTAAACGTCATGCATGAATTGGTTTTGTTAGAGGAAGAAAATGCACAACTCAGAGAAGAAATTCAACGTTTAAAACATAGAGGACACTAATGTGTATGTGCTAGTCGGATTTATTGTCATGTTACTTTTTGCCATGACAGGTTTTCATAGAGGATGGAAAGTCAGTGCACTTCATCTAGGAAGTACATTTTTTTCTTTATGGGTTGCCGTACAATTTTATCAACCACTTAGTCCGTATTTTAGATTGTTTATTCCTTTTCCTCGTACTGTTGCATTCGATACGCATTATGCGATGAATTTTGATCAACATGAATTACGCTTTAATCAAGTGATGGTATTTTTGTTGCTCGTAATCATAGTGAAAACATTGATGTACTTAGCCATTGGAAGTTTAAATCGTGTGTTTACATTGCAACAGCTCGGTTGGGCGAGTAGAATAATAGGGGTATGCCTTGCCAGTTGTTCAGGCATCATATTTTTACATTTTCTTTTCTATATCATAGCGTTGTATCCCAATGCCTTTTTGCAACGGGCACTGGCGCAGTCACAAATTGGACAATGGGTGATTACACAAATTCCATTTTTATCTGATTTTACATGGCATTTGAAATAAAAAAACGAACGAGGCTGAGACTGAAGTGTGTTATCACATATGT from Staphylococcus lutrae encodes:
- the zapA gene encoding cell division protein ZapA, which produces MGEFKNRINVTINDQNYTILGEDDPERIRYVADLVDDKIRELGRRNAGLDSVRKSVLTAVNVMHELVLLEEENAQLREEIQRLKHRGH
- the rnhC gene encoding ribonuclease HIII; the encoded protein is MSQIVKQLNTAEIEQLIAQLQPVTEHLPAGMRARTKYQGVTISIYRSNKVMFQGQNAESICQQLLGDAVYKKSNPTQSNKGKKEIAHASEHIQYNQFNCIGSDEAGSGDYFGPLTVCACYVSADHIPILKTLGVDDSKRLKDSKIIDLAEQLVTFLPHSLLVLDNIKYNERQSLGWSQVKMKAVLHNECIKNVLKKVSLHDVDYIVIDQFAQPGVYQHYAIGDIPAPEKTRYETKGESKSLSIAAASIISRYAFVKHMDRLSEQLQMTLVKGAGRKVDLTAAQLIERYGIAQLDAVTKRHFANREKALKLVQSKQS
- a CDS encoding CvpA family protein, yielding MYVLVGFIVMLLFAMTGFHRGWKVSALHLGSTFFSLWVAVQFYQPLSPYFRLFIPFPRTVAFDTHYAMNFDQHELRFNQVMVFLLLVIIVKTLMYLAIGSLNRVFTLQQLGWASRIIGVCLASCSGIIFLHFLFYIIALYPNAFLQRALAQSQIGQWVITQIPFLSDFTWHLK
- a CDS encoding MFS transporter, whose product is MPLQLIGTINIFTEVISIFLLQSLPILNHKQSKNKFSTLFNEGLQYLLKKKNLFIVLCTAIFVNFLSNSIIVGVPIIAVQQLKLTSTQFGMIEAAYTISIFLVSFILSIYPLKKDLKKYFKMSILLQFFAIFALGGFLLFPHSHMISFLFLAGVYFMIGSAMPLSNTSYFIYLQNVIEDEFKGRVFSLNQSIAQSIIPISLAFFGVILNHNAGMVFLIVSSLILLVLLIFSFLVRNYEFE